A region of Roseobacter litoralis Och 149 DNA encodes the following proteins:
- the lpxC gene encoding UDP-3-O-acyl-N-acetylglucosamine deacetylase, translated as MQTTLKSSISFFGYGLHSGQRVSMIIRPASAEHGIWFARTDVAVGDRMIPARWDAVLRSPLCTKLENATGLQVSTVEHVMAALAGCGVHNALIEIDGPEVPILDGSAAPFVRGIMQRGLRTLNAPVRAFEVLKQVTVTDGVASATLAPAETLKIDFEIDFEDVAIGHQKKSLVMNNGSFARELCDSRTFCRQADVDAMRANGLALGGNSGENAVVFEGDRVLSPGGLRHSDEPVRHKMLDALGDLALAGAPLIGHYKGVRAGHSLTNTLLRTLFATPDAVRMIVCDEAAASRLPGYGLVWDEIPAVA; from the coding sequence GTGCAAACGACGCTCAAATCATCGATCAGCTTTTTCGGCTATGGTCTGCACTCAGGCCAGCGCGTTAGCATGATTATCCGCCCCGCTTCGGCAGAGCACGGGATCTGGTTTGCGCGTACCGATGTTGCTGTTGGCGATCGGATGATCCCGGCCCGCTGGGATGCGGTGTTGCGCTCACCCCTGTGCACGAAGCTTGAGAACGCAACCGGTCTGCAGGTATCGACCGTTGAGCATGTGATGGCTGCTCTTGCGGGATGTGGTGTGCACAACGCTCTGATCGAAATCGACGGTCCCGAAGTGCCTATTCTTGACGGATCGGCGGCCCCCTTCGTACGCGGGATCATGCAGCGCGGGTTGCGGACATTGAACGCACCGGTGCGTGCTTTCGAAGTTCTGAAACAGGTAACCGTCACGGATGGAGTTGCTTCGGCCACTCTCGCGCCTGCTGAAACATTGAAGATCGATTTCGAGATCGATTTCGAAGACGTGGCCATCGGGCACCAAAAGAAATCTCTGGTCATGAACAACGGCAGCTTCGCGCGCGAACTGTGCGACAGCCGTACGTTCTGCCGTCAGGCCGACGTGGATGCGATGCGCGCAAACGGTCTGGCATTGGGCGGCAACTCTGGTGAGAACGCGGTTGTTTTCGAAGGGGATCGCGTGCTGAGCCCGGGCGGTTTGCGTCACAGCGACGAACCTGTGCGCCATAAAATGCTCGACGCTCTGGGCGATCTGGCCTTGGCTGGTGCGCCTTTGATCGGACACTACAAAGGCGTGCGTGCCGGTCATTCCCTGACCAACACACTGTTGCGCACCCTGTTCGCGACGCCGGATGCGGTACGCATGATCGTCTGCGATGAGGCTGCGGCGTCACGCCTGCCGGGATACGGTCTGGTGTGGGATGAAATTCCCGCCGTAGCGTGA
- a CDS encoding aminopeptidase P family protein — protein sequence MFQSFEVTARPEQGPPRLAALRDRMAEAELDGFLVPRADAHQGEYVAPHDERLAWLTGFTGSAGFCAVLQPVAGVFIDGRYRTQVKAQVAADFTPVPWPDVSLGGWLKEQMPSGGIVGFDPWLHTPGEIETLEKALKNSGITLQPCANLVDAIWHDQPAPPMAPAKVHPLEFAGESHGDKCARLGATLKEAGEAAALITLPDALCWLLNIRGADIARNPIAQGFCVLMADGHVHLFIAEAKLSEVRAHLGDGVTIHAPDRLPGFLDDLAGPVRAHKATVPLYLAERLGDGVVWGDDPCALPKACKNEAEIEGAAAAHLRDGAAVVELLAWLDQQAPGSITETQVVTRLETLRRSDNALQDISFETIAGTGPNGAIMHYRVTEETDSLLQEGELIVLDSGGQYLDGTTDITRTIPIGAPPRAAAEAFTRVLQGMIAMSRLRWPVGLAGREIEAVGRVPLWLAGQDFNHGLGHGVGAYLSVHEGPQRLSRVSSVPLQPGMILSNEPGYYREGAFGIRLENLIVVIKAPALPDGDAEREMLEWRTLTYAPIDRRLIVKEMMTRPEIDWINSYHADVADKIGPRVSADTRKWLEAATAPL from the coding sequence ATGTTTCAGTCATTTGAAGTCACAGCCCGCCCGGAACAGGGCCCCCCGCGTCTCGCCGCACTGCGCGACCGTATGGCAGAGGCCGAGTTGGACGGTTTTCTGGTGCCTCGGGCAGATGCGCATCAGGGCGAGTATGTAGCACCGCATGACGAACGGCTTGCATGGCTGACAGGCTTCACCGGATCAGCCGGGTTCTGCGCGGTTTTGCAACCGGTGGCGGGCGTGTTCATAGACGGGCGGTATCGCACGCAGGTCAAGGCACAGGTCGCGGCAGACTTCACGCCCGTGCCCTGGCCCGACGTATCCTTGGGCGGCTGGCTGAAAGAGCAGATGCCCAGTGGCGGTATCGTCGGATTTGACCCATGGCTACACACGCCCGGCGAAATCGAAACGCTGGAAAAGGCGCTGAAAAACAGCGGTATCACCTTGCAGCCTTGCGCCAATCTGGTGGATGCGATCTGGCATGACCAACCCGCGCCGCCGATGGCACCTGCCAAAGTGCACCCCCTTGAATTTGCAGGCGAAAGTCACGGCGATAAATGCGCGCGCCTCGGCGCGACCCTGAAAGAAGCAGGCGAAGCGGCAGCGCTGATCACCCTGCCCGACGCCCTGTGCTGGCTGTTGAACATTCGCGGTGCGGATATCGCGCGCAACCCTATCGCGCAGGGCTTTTGCGTATTGATGGCGGATGGTCATGTGCATCTGTTCATCGCCGAGGCCAAATTGAGCGAGGTACGCGCGCATCTCGGGGACGGCGTTACGATCCACGCACCGGACAGGCTGCCGGGCTTTCTGGACGATCTTGCAGGGCCGGTGCGCGCGCACAAAGCGACCGTACCGCTTTATCTGGCGGAACGTCTCGGAGACGGCGTGGTCTGGGGGGATGATCCCTGCGCATTGCCCAAAGCCTGCAAGAATGAGGCCGAAATAGAAGGCGCGGCGGCGGCCCATTTGCGCGATGGTGCGGCTGTGGTGGAACTGCTGGCATGGCTGGATCAGCAAGCGCCGGGGAGCATCACCGAAACGCAGGTGGTCACACGGCTTGAAACGCTCCGGCGCAGTGACAATGCCTTGCAGGATATCAGTTTTGAAACCATTGCGGGTACCGGGCCAAACGGGGCCATTATGCACTACCGCGTCACCGAAGAGACCGACAGCCTGCTGCAGGAGGGGGAGTTGATCGTGCTCGACAGCGGGGGCCAGTATCTTGACGGCACGACCGATATCACCCGCACGATCCCCATCGGCGCCCCGCCCCGCGCCGCTGCCGAAGCCTTTACCCGTGTGTTGCAGGGCATGATCGCCATGAGCCGCCTGCGCTGGCCCGTCGGTCTTGCCGGACGCGAGATCGAAGCGGTCGGACGCGTGCCGCTCTGGCTGGCCGGGCAGGATTTCAACCACGGGCTGGGCCATGGCGTCGGCGCATATCTGAGCGTGCATGAGGGGCCACAGCGGCTGAGCCGGGTGAGTTCGGTGCCCCTGCAACCCGGTATGATCCTGTCGAACGAGCCAGGCTATTACCGCGAAGGCGCATTCGGCATCCGGCTCGAAAACCTGATTGTTGTGATCAAGGCCCCCGCCCTGCCCGACGGCGATGCGGAACGCGAGATGCTGGAATGGCGCACCTTGACCTATGCCCCGATTGACCGACGCCTGATCGTCAAGGAGATGATGACAAGACCGGAAATCGACTGGATCAACAGCTATCACGCGGATGTGGCCGATAAAATCGGCCCACGGGTCAGTGCAGATACGCGGAAATGGCTGGAGGCTGCGACCGCACCTCTCTGA
- a CDS encoding outer membrane protein assembly factor BamD, whose product MSWRGSAQRFSAIALVVVGIAGCTSDPGRTTGTFFNPQEVPLEAFEAEQIFERGEFELTRNRPDDAAFYFAEIERLYPYSDWARRALIMQAFSYHQDQDYPNSRSAAQRFIDFYPDDDDAAYAQYLLALSYYDQIDEVGRDQGLTFQALQALRQTIERYPDSEYARASILKFDLAFDHLAGKEMEIGRYYLRRDHFAAAINRFRVVVEDFQTTSHTPEALHRLVEAYLSLGLTDEAQTAGAILGYNYQSTIWYQDSFALLTGQGLRPEATGDGWLGQVYRQTVRGEWL is encoded by the coding sequence ATGAGTTGGCGAGGATCTGCACAGCGTTTTTCAGCGATTGCGCTCGTGGTTGTCGGCATTGCCGGGTGCACCAGCGATCCCGGTCGTACAACCGGTACCTTCTTCAATCCGCAGGAAGTGCCGCTGGAGGCTTTCGAGGCCGAGCAGATCTTTGAACGCGGCGAATTCGAACTGACCCGTAACCGCCCTGACGATGCTGCCTTCTATTTCGCTGAGATCGAGCGGCTGTACCCCTATTCGGATTGGGCGCGCCGCGCGTTGATCATGCAGGCGTTTTCGTATCATCAAGATCAGGACTATCCCAACAGCAGGTCAGCCGCGCAGCGGTTCATCGACTTTTATCCCGATGATGATGATGCCGCCTATGCGCAGTACCTGCTGGCGCTCAGCTATTACGATCAGATCGACGAAGTCGGGCGCGATCAGGGGCTGACCTTTCAGGCGCTTCAGGCGTTACGCCAAACGATCGAACGCTATCCCGACAGCGAGTACGCGCGCGCCTCCATCCTGAAATTCGACCTCGCCTTTGATCACCTTGCGGGTAAGGAAATGGAAATCGGCCGCTACTACCTGCGTCGCGACCATTTTGCCGCTGCGATCAACCGCTTCCGCGTTGTGGTAGAAGACTTTCAAACCACCTCGCACACGCCAGAAGCGCTGCACCGGCTGGTTGAGGCCTATTTGTCACTTGGTCTGACGGATGAGGCGCAAACGGCGGGGGCTATCCTCGGATACAACTATCAATCCACGATTTGGTATCAGGACAGTTTTGCACTGCTGACCGGGCAGGGGTTGCGCCCGGAGGCAACTGGGGACGGATGGCTCGGCCAGGTGTACCGTCAGACCGTACGTGGCGAATGGCTCTGA
- a CDS encoding thermonuclease family protein, producing MQEQNNKPLAYVPRAENPICAVIRVVDGDTIDVACRDGRANVRLTGYDKPETFRPGCALEKQMGTRAAQHLEDRLRGATLVGLSPEGIDKYRRPLANAVIDGVPVSEIMVKAGLAVRYDGGKRINWCERLKA from the coding sequence TTGCAGGAACAAAACAACAAACCCCTCGCCTACGTGCCACGTGCGGAAAATCCGATCTGTGCCGTTATCAGGGTCGTTGACGGAGATACGATTGACGTCGCCTGTCGAGACGGACGGGCGAACGTGCGTCTCACCGGTTACGATAAGCCCGAGACGTTTCGACCGGGTTGCGCGCTCGAAAAGCAGATGGGCACGCGAGCCGCGCAACACCTTGAAGACAGGCTTAGGGGGGCAACACTTGTCGGCCTGTCGCCTGAAGGTATCGACAAGTACCGACGCCCATTGGCCAATGCGGTCATTGACGGCGTTCCGGTATCGGAAATAATGGTGAAAGCAGGGCTGGCCGTGCGGTATGATGGCGGCAAAAGGATAAACTGGTGCGAAAGATTGAAAGCCTGA
- a CDS encoding DUF427 domain-containing protein, whose translation MAQHITIRKADGTWSVRAGGAVLGESSEALELIEGDYPPVIYFPRDDIAMAFLDTSEKSTHCPHKGDASYFSVVTKSTTLKDVVWSYEAPAEAVSRIKGHLAFFTDGDVTVEQI comes from the coding sequence ATGGCACAACATATTACGATACGGAAAGCAGACGGAACATGGTCTGTGCGTGCAGGCGGTGCGGTTTTGGGCGAAAGCAGCGAAGCTTTGGAATTGATCGAAGGGGATTACCCGCCGGTCATCTACTTCCCCCGCGACGATATTGCGATGGCTTTTCTGGATACGTCAGAAAAATCAACGCATTGCCCCCATAAGGGCGATGCCAGTTACTTTTCGGTCGTCACCAAAAGCACGACACTGAAAGACGTCGTGTGGAGCTATGAGGCCCCTGCCGAAGCTGTGTCGCGCATCAAGGGCCATCTGGCATTTTTCACAGATGGGGATGTCACTGTCGAACAGATCTGA
- the recN gene encoding DNA repair protein RecN yields the protein MLRGLDIQNMLIIDRLELAFEPGLNVLTGETGAGKSILLDSLGFVLGWRGRADLVRQGAEQGEVTAWFDLSEDHPAHAILQEAGLPDGDELLLRRMNMQDGRKTAWVNDRRCSGEVLRALSETLVELHGQHDDRGLLNPRGHKAILDEFGKLDALKSKVRKAWAAKGKAAKALAAAEAAMAAIRDEEDFLRHAVAELDTLAPLPGEEAELDQQRRAMQGAEKIRNDVIRAHEVLGNQGAEAAFSDALRWLDGAAERAEGALEAPMAALARAMTELDEAMDGIVGAIEGLTFNPAELEDTEERLFAIRALARKYDVLADDLAEYANSLRQKLDALDAGDADLSALQIAAREAEDQYLDAAAKLTAARRKASARLDKAVAGELAPLKMERAIFTTGITEDAAGPDGVDLVAFSVATNPGAPSGPLNKIASGGELSRFLLALKVCLSKSQSGVTMIFDEIDRGVGGATADAVGRRLAAIADGGQVLVVTHSPQVAALGTHHWRVEKHVSDGMTTSTVTALPRPARVDEIARMLAGDTITEEARGAARALLAG from the coding sequence ATGCTGCGCGGGCTGGATATTCAAAACATGCTGATCATCGACCGGCTTGAGCTTGCCTTCGAGCCGGGTCTGAACGTGCTGACTGGTGAAACCGGTGCGGGCAAGTCCATTTTGTTGGATTCGCTCGGCTTTGTTTTGGGCTGGCGCGGTCGCGCTGATCTGGTGCGTCAGGGGGCGGAGCAGGGGGAGGTGACAGCATGGTTCGACCTGAGCGAGGATCACCCCGCACATGCCATTCTGCAGGAGGCGGGGCTGCCGGACGGTGATGAGCTGTTGTTGCGCCGCATGAACATGCAAGATGGCCGCAAGACCGCTTGGGTCAATGATCGGCGATGTTCGGGCGAGGTACTGCGGGCCTTGTCGGAAACGCTGGTGGAGCTGCATGGGCAGCATGATGACCGTGGGCTGTTGAACCCCCGTGGTCACAAGGCCATTTTGGACGAATTTGGCAAGCTTGATGCGCTGAAATCAAAAGTGCGCAAAGCATGGGCCGCAAAAGGAAAAGCGGCAAAGGCACTGGCTGCGGCAGAGGCTGCGATGGCAGCTATTCGCGACGAAGAGGACTTTTTGCGGCACGCGGTGGCAGAATTGGATACGCTCGCGCCGTTGCCCGGCGAAGAGGCAGAACTGGATCAGCAACGCCGCGCAATGCAGGGTGCTGAGAAAATCCGAAATGATGTGATCCGCGCGCATGAAGTTTTGGGAAATCAGGGGGCAGAGGCCGCTTTTTCGGATGCACTGCGTTGGCTTGATGGCGCAGCGGAGCGTGCAGAGGGCGCTTTGGAGGCACCGATGGCGGCTTTGGCCCGCGCCATGACGGAACTGGACGAGGCCATGGACGGCATCGTCGGCGCAATTGAAGGGTTGACCTTCAACCCTGCCGAGTTGGAAGACACCGAAGAACGCCTTTTCGCCATCCGTGCTTTGGCACGCAAGTATGATGTTTTGGCGGATGATCTGGCGGAATATGCCAATAGCCTGCGTCAAAAGTTGGACGCATTGGATGCCGGGGATGCGGATTTGTCCGCCTTGCAGATAGCGGCCAGGGAGGCCGAGGACCAGTATCTTGATGCTGCGGCCAAGCTGACGGCGGCGCGGCGCAAAGCGTCGGCTCGACTTGATAAAGCTGTAGCGGGCGAGCTTGCTCCTTTGAAAATGGAACGGGCCATCTTTACAACCGGGATCACTGAAGACGCCGCCGGACCTGATGGTGTCGATCTTGTCGCGTTCAGCGTTGCGACCAATCCCGGCGCGCCATCCGGCCCGTTGAACAAGATCGCTTCGGGCGGGGAACTCAGCCGGTTTCTGTTGGCGCTCAAGGTCTGCCTCAGCAAAAGCCAGAGCGGTGTCACGATGATCTTCGACGAAATAGACCGGGGCGTCGGGGGGGCGACAGCAGATGCTGTGGGGCGCAGGCTTGCGGCGATTGCAGATGGTGGGCAGGTTCTGGTCGTGACCCACTCGCCGCAGGTTGCAGCTTTGGGCACGCATCACTGGCGGGTGGAAAAGCATGTCTCGGACGGCATGACGACCTCGACTGTGACCGCTTTGCCGCGCCCTGCGCGTGTCGATGAAATCGCGCGCATGCTCGCCGGAGACACGATCACCGAAGAGGCGCGCGGGGCTGCGCGGGCATTGTTGGCAGGCTGA
- the cobT gene encoding cobaltochelatase subunit CobT, giving the protein MTKPSDNPADAFKKALTEATKVMADDPELSVSYSVDPAGLSGDAMRLPQVSRRMTRAEVLLARGTADALALNRRYHNGETHARYAPQGEMARELYEAMETARCEAVGARDMPGTAGNIDAKIAHEAMRKGYDQVTQAADVPLATAAGYLIRHLATGRDLPSGAQNVMDLWRGFIEEQAGGTLDALDETLADQAAFAKFARQMISDLGYGDQLGDDPDQIDEDQEDDAEDGSEDQNEPDSTGQDDQDEEDADASPEQSQEDQQDAAQAQVSMDDMADQEMGDEAEMPEGEAPLEPPAPQPVSDADPNYMVYLGDHDEEINAEDLAEPVELERLRAYLDQQLEPLKGAVSRLANKLQRRLQAQQNRSWEFDLEEGMLDAGRLARVVANPTTPLSFKVEKDTEFRDTVVTLLLDNSGSMRGRPISIAAICADVLARTLERCNVKVEILGFTTRAWKGGQAREAWLNDGRPQQPGRLNDLRHIIYKSADAPWRRTRPNLGLMMKEGLLKENIDGEALEWAHRRMLMRAEARKILMVISDGAPVDDSTLSVNPANYLEKHLRDVIALVEKRKAVELLAIGIGHDVTRYYERAVTITDVDQLAGAMTEQLAALFDSDPRARARVMGMRRAG; this is encoded by the coding sequence ATGACCAAACCATCCGACAATCCCGCAGATGCCTTTAAAAAGGCACTGACCGAGGCGACGAAGGTCATGGCGGATGATCCTGAGCTGTCGGTCAGCTATTCGGTGGACCCGGCGGGCCTGTCCGGGGATGCGATGCGTCTGCCGCAGGTCAGTCGTCGTATGACGCGCGCCGAGGTTCTGTTGGCGCGCGGCACGGCGGATGCTCTGGCGCTGAACCGGCGCTATCATAATGGCGAAACACACGCACGCTATGCGCCGCAGGGCGAAATGGCGCGCGAGTTGTACGAGGCGATGGAAACCGCCCGCTGCGAGGCTGTGGGCGCGCGCGACATGCCGGGCACAGCGGGCAATATTGACGCCAAGATCGCGCATGAAGCGATGCGAAAGGGCTATGATCAGGTCACGCAGGCGGCGGATGTGCCGCTGGCCACGGCGGCGGGGTATCTGATCCGTCACCTTGCGACGGGGCGCGATCTGCCTTCCGGGGCGCAAAACGTCATGGATCTGTGGCGCGGTTTCATCGAAGAGCAGGCGGGCGGTACGCTTGACGCATTGGATGAGACGTTGGCGGATCAGGCCGCGTTTGCCAAGTTTGCACGTCAGATGATCTCTGATCTTGGCTACGGTGACCAGCTTGGGGATGATCCCGATCAAATCGATGAGGATCAGGAAGACGACGCCGAAGATGGCAGCGAGGATCAGAACGAACCCGACAGCACCGGGCAGGATGATCAGGACGAGGAAGACGCAGACGCCTCCCCCGAACAGAGCCAGGAAGATCAGCAAGATGCCGCGCAGGCACAGGTCTCCATGGATGACATGGCCGATCAGGAGATGGGCGACGAAGCGGAAATGCCCGAGGGCGAGGCCCCGCTTGAACCGCCCGCCCCGCAGCCGGTGTCGGATGCGGATCCGAACTACATGGTCTACCTCGGAGATCATGACGAAGAGATCAACGCCGAAGACCTTGCCGAACCGGTTGAGCTGGAACGCCTGCGCGCCTATCTCGATCAGCAGCTTGAGCCGCTCAAAGGGGCCGTGAGCCGCCTTGCGAACAAACTGCAACGACGCCTTCAGGCGCAGCAGAACCGGTCATGGGAATTCGACCTCGAAGAGGGGATGTTGGATGCGGGCCGATTGGCGCGCGTGGTGGCCAACCCGACCACGCCGCTCAGCTTCAAGGTCGAGAAAGACACCGAGTTTCGCGATACCGTGGTGACACTGCTGCTGGACAACTCCGGCTCCATGCGGGGGCGTCCCATTTCGATTGCAGCGATTTGTGCCGATGTGCTGGCGCGCACGCTGGAGCGCTGTAACGTCAAGGTGGAAATCCTCGGCTTTACCACCCGCGCGTGGAAAGGCGGACAGGCCCGTGAGGCTTGGCTGAACGATGGCCGCCCCCAACAGCCCGGCCGTCTGAACGACCTGCGCCACATCATCTACAAATCAGCGGATGCGCCTTGGCGGCGGACCCGTCCCAATCTGGGCCTGATGATGAAAGAAGGGTTGCTCAAGGAGAACATCGACGGTGAAGCGCTTGAATGGGCGCACCGGCGTATGCTGATGCGGGCCGAGGCGCGCAAGATCCTCATGGTCATCTCGGATGGTGCGCCGGTGGATGACAGCACGCTGTCCGTGAACCCTGCGAACTATCTGGAAAAACACCTGCGCGACGTGATCGCCTTGGTCGAAAAGCGCAAAGCGGTTGAGCTTTTGGCCATCGGGATCGGTCACGATGTCACCCGCTATTATGAGCGGGCGGTCACCATTACCGATGTCGACCAGCTTGCCGGGGCGATGACTGAACAACTGGCGGCTCTGTTTGACAGTGATCCACGCGCACGCGCACGCGTCATGGGCATGCGCCGCGCAGGCTAA
- a CDS encoding chloride channel protein → MSGDKRSFFSQQVERLKTFLGEAYRLLRHRGPSQIQFWFIALAVGVAAGFAALFFRKGINALQTYLYGTEDVRLLHSFAESLPWYMILIIPIGGGLVVGIILHLFTNDGRARSVADVIHGAAMNNGRVETKAGLASALASMITLGTGGSTGREGPVVHLAAVISTWVNRRILADGITGRDLLGCAVAAAVSASFNAPIAGALFALEVVLRHFAVHAFAPIVIASAAGTVINRLEFGGVTEFTLTTVNEVQFYQELPAYIILGLVSGLVAVALMKAVFWSEDVGNKIQDRFSIPRWLRPAIAGAMLGGIAIYFPHIIGVGYETTFLALDGQLLLWDAIVFAMLKTAAVAITMAGRMGGGVFSPSLMIGALTGLSFGLIATSIFPDVSGSISLYALAGMGAVAAAVLGAPISTTLIVFELTGDWQTGLAVMVAVSLSTALSTQLVARSFFLSQLERRNIHLAAGPQAYLLAMFRVSGLVRGRGDPNAADESACMSMIEEGVFLSPNATLEAAMPLFEDGRSFVPVASKASGEGPPELVGALFHVDALKVYNRALAATAAEEHS, encoded by the coding sequence ATGTCCGGGGATAAACGATCTTTTTTCAGCCAGCAGGTCGAAAGGCTGAAGACCTTCCTCGGGGAGGCGTATCGATTGTTGCGCCACCGTGGGCCGAGCCAGATACAGTTTTGGTTTATCGCTTTGGCAGTGGGCGTGGCCGCCGGCTTTGCGGCGTTGTTTTTCCGCAAAGGGATCAATGCGTTACAAACTTATCTTTACGGGACCGAAGACGTACGTCTGCTGCACAGCTTTGCGGAGTCACTGCCGTGGTACATGATTTTGATCATCCCGATTGGCGGCGGTTTGGTGGTTGGGATCATCCTGCATCTCTTTACGAACGATGGCCGTGCCCGTTCGGTTGCGGATGTGATCCACGGGGCCGCGATGAACAATGGTCGGGTGGAAACCAAAGCCGGTCTCGCGTCGGCGCTGGCGTCGATGATCACATTGGGCACGGGCGGCTCTACCGGACGCGAGGGGCCTGTCGTGCATCTGGCGGCAGTGATTTCGACGTGGGTCAACCGCCGTATCCTTGCCGACGGCATCACGGGGCGCGACCTTCTGGGCTGTGCCGTTGCTGCGGCGGTTTCAGCGAGTTTCAATGCGCCCATCGCCGGGGCATTATTCGCGCTTGAGGTTGTGCTGCGTCATTTCGCGGTCCATGCCTTCGCGCCAATTGTGATTGCCAGTGCCGCGGGCACCGTGATCAACCGGCTTGAATTTGGCGGCGTGACCGAATTCACGCTGACGACTGTGAACGAAGTACAATTCTATCAGGAATTACCCGCCTATATCATTCTCGGACTGGTCAGTGGCTTGGTTGCGGTGGCCTTGATGAAGGCTGTGTTCTGGTCCGAAGATGTGGGCAATAAGATACAAGACCGCTTTTCAATCCCGCGATGGCTGCGCCCTGCGATTGCGGGTGCCATGCTCGGGGGCATCGCAATCTACTTTCCCCACATCATCGGCGTCGGCTATGAGACGACTTTTCTCGCACTGGACGGGCAGTTATTGCTCTGGGATGCGATTGTATTTGCCATGCTGAAGACGGCGGCAGTGGCAATCACCATGGCCGGGCGCATGGGGGGCGGAGTCTTCTCGCCTTCGCTGATGATCGGTGCGTTGACGGGGCTGAGCTTTGGTCTGATCGCAACAAGCATCTTCCCGGATGTGTCCGGGTCAATATCCCTTTACGCCTTGGCGGGCATGGGGGCGGTGGCTGCCGCTGTGCTGGGCGCGCCGATATCGACGACACTCATCGTGTTTGAATTGACCGGTGACTGGCAAACAGGTCTTGCGGTGATGGTCGCGGTGTCGCTGTCCACGGCATTGTCGACGCAGCTTGTGGCGCGCAGTTTTTTCCTGTCCCAGCTTGAACGGCGCAACATTCACCTTGCGGCGGGGCCGCAGGCCTATCTGCTGGCTATGTTCCGGGTCAGTGGCCTTGTGCGCGGACGGGGTGATCCGAATGCGGCAGATGAATCCGCCTGCATGTCGATGATCGAAGAAGGCGTTTTTCTCAGCCCGAACGCAACCTTGGAAGCGGCAATGCCACTGTTTGAAGACGGGCGTAGTTTTGTGCCAGTCGCCTCGAAAGCCTCAGGGGAGGGGCCACCAGAGCTGGTGGGAGCCTTGTTCCATGTTGACGCCCTCAAGGTCTATAATCGCGCCCTTGCCGCCACTGCCGCAGAAGAGCATTCGTGA